A section of the Metabacillus endolithicus genome encodes:
- a CDS encoding carbohydrate ABC transporter permease, with translation MVEDKTLVSRFFNGFNVVLLILITLLCIYPVWYTLVISLSDKAAVSAGQVFFWPKDFTLGAYSLIVEDGKFLSSFLISIQRVVLGTITTFVVVVLMAYPLSKTSKEFGPRNIIMWLLIFAMLFNGGLVPWYMTMKTLGMTNNIWGLVLGGGLPVFNVILVMNFFRNLPKELEESAVMDGAGPWRILFDIYLPLSKPVLATILVFTIVMHWNEFFQALVLMTNNDLYPLQTYIRSVTVEIDPSQIDAESAQRLASSSNQTLNAAKIFISMLPLLVIYPFFQRYFVKGITLGSVKG, from the coding sequence ATGGTAGAAGACAAAACACTAGTATCCAGGTTTTTCAATGGTTTTAATGTTGTTTTGCTTATATTAATTACGCTTCTTTGTATTTATCCCGTTTGGTACACATTAGTTATTTCTTTAAGTGATAAAGCAGCTGTTTCAGCCGGACAGGTATTTTTCTGGCCAAAGGATTTTACATTGGGAGCTTATTCTCTAATTGTTGAAGATGGTAAATTTCTTAGTTCATTCTTGATTTCAATTCAGCGAGTGGTCTTGGGAACGATCACGACCTTCGTAGTTGTGGTCTTAATGGCATACCCATTATCGAAAACATCGAAAGAGTTTGGACCAAGAAATATCATTATGTGGCTGCTAATCTTTGCGATGCTTTTTAACGGTGGTTTAGTTCCTTGGTATATGACGATGAAAACACTAGGAATGACGAACAATATTTGGGGTCTCGTTCTTGGTGGTGGGTTACCTGTATTTAATGTGATTTTGGTGATGAATTTCTTTAGAAACTTGCCGAAAGAATTAGAAGAATCAGCGGTAATGGACGGTGCAGGACCTTGGAGAATTCTGTTTGATATCTATTTACCATTGTCTAAGCCAGTTCTAGCGACAATCTTAGTTTTTACGATTGTTATGCATTGGAATGAGTTTTTTCAGGCACTTGTGTTAATGACAAATAATGATTTATATCCTTTGCAAACATATATCCGCTCAGTAACGGTTGAAATTGATCCTTCACAAATTGATGCAGAATCAGCACAACGTCTTGCAAGCTCTTCTAATCAAACCTTAAATGCTGCGAAAATATTCATTTCAATGCTTCCTCTTTTAGTGATTTATCCATTTTTTCAACGATATTTCGTTAAAGGAATTACACTGGGTTCTGTTAAAGGTTGA
- a CDS encoding extracellular solute-binding protein translates to MTLTQGLLDNVTYDGKLYALPETTLPSAPLTWIRQDWLDELGLEAPKTLEDLEKVAQAFIDNKMGGDNTLGIVGTSQGGALSSTFLTSGDHFLNFSSLFFANNAYPGIWVKDKDGKAVYGSTTPETKKTLEMMREWYAKGILDQEMALRKSAQEVLVSGKAGIFFGPWWSPYNLEDSIKNDPKANWRPYAGPADSSGKINSNETTGSTYIVVSKDYEHPEAVIKMLNIHVSEKDASYEEVVADKQMTSQEIPLFMVMGHGDQLEYAVTSTQKHLAGELKLEDIDKVNYGFAYDLAEHVKNVKKEPYDDYNIQYWDRAGDEAFFTHLYAHLNGGSAFINADINYVRSVATAKTKTMELKWNNLKKLEDETFLKIIMGNAPISDFDQFVEKWYDQGGEQITKEVNELK, encoded by the coding sequence ATGACTCTAACCCAGGGCTTATTAGACAATGTTACTTACGATGGAAAATTATACGCTTTACCTGAAACAACTCTTCCATCAGCACCGTTAACTTGGATCCGACAAGATTGGCTTGATGAGCTAGGTCTTGAGGCACCAAAGACGTTAGAAGATCTTGAAAAAGTTGCACAAGCATTTATTGATAACAAAATGGGTGGAGACAACACATTAGGAATCGTAGGAACATCACAAGGAGGAGCACTTAGTTCAACATTCTTAACTTCAGGTGATCATTTCTTAAATTTCTCATCTCTATTCTTTGCAAACAACGCTTACCCGGGAATATGGGTAAAAGACAAAGATGGCAAGGCTGTATATGGATCAACTACACCAGAAACAAAGAAAACACTTGAAATGATGCGCGAGTGGTATGCAAAAGGAATCCTCGATCAGGAAATGGCTTTAAGAAAAAGTGCGCAAGAAGTACTTGTAAGTGGAAAAGCGGGGATCTTCTTTGGTCCTTGGTGGTCACCGTACAATCTAGAAGATTCTATTAAAAATGATCCAAAGGCTAACTGGCGCCCTTATGCTGGCCCTGCAGATTCCTCAGGGAAAATCAATTCAAACGAAACGACTGGAAGTACGTACATCGTAGTTAGCAAAGACTATGAACATCCTGAAGCTGTCATAAAAATGCTTAATATTCATGTGAGCGAAAAAGACGCTAGTTATGAAGAAGTAGTAGCAGATAAGCAAATGACTTCACAGGAAATTCCGCTATTCATGGTTATGGGACATGGAGATCAGTTAGAGTATGCCGTAACTTCAACACAGAAGCATCTTGCTGGAGAACTTAAGCTAGAGGATATTGATAAGGTAAACTACGGCTTTGCGTATGATCTTGCAGAACATGTGAAAAATGTGAAAAAGGAACCGTATGATGACTATAACATTCAATACTGGGACAGAGCTGGGGATGAAGCATTCTTCACTCATTTATACGCTCATCTAAATGGTGGTTCTGCTTTTATCAATGCAGATATCAATTATGTTCGTAGCGTAGCCACAGCAAAAACAAAAACGATGGAATTAAAATGGAATAATTTAAAGAAATTAGAAGATGAAACATTCTTAAAAATCATCATGGGGAATGCACCAATTAGTGATTTCGATCAATTTGTTGAGAAGTGGTACGACCAGGGTGGAGAGCAAATCACGAAGGAAGTTAATGAATTAAAGTAA
- a CDS encoding extracellular solute-binding protein: MKKRLFTFLSLLLVIASLSACMGKDTSSTEPNETKSTSEENIDPLGSFSEPVEISIGRGIDPNYQFDGEDTPENNVYTRWLEDQYNIVTKHEWEATAGEDYEQKVSLSIASNDIPDAMVVNETQLKQMIKAGQLADLTDVYDKYGAERLKDIYDSNPGLIRQCYLRWKIIRFT, translated from the coding sequence ATGAAAAAAAGGCTGTTCACATTCTTAAGTTTATTGCTAGTGATTGCGAGTTTAAGTGCCTGTATGGGTAAGGACACAAGCAGTACCGAACCGAATGAAACCAAAAGTACTTCTGAAGAAAATATTGATCCATTAGGAAGCTTTTCAGAACCCGTTGAAATTTCAATTGGAAGAGGAATTGATCCAAATTATCAATTTGATGGTGAGGATACACCTGAAAACAATGTATACACTCGTTGGTTAGAAGATCAGTATAACATTGTGACAAAACATGAATGGGAAGCAACAGCAGGTGAGGACTATGAGCAAAAAGTAAGTTTATCAATTGCTAGTAACGATATCCCAGATGCAATGGTTGTTAACGAAACTCAACTTAAACAAATGATAAAAGCAGGTCAGTTGGCAGATCTAACTGATGTTTATGATAAATATGGGGCAGAGAGATTAAAGGATATTTATGACTCTAACCCAGGGCTTATTAGACAATGTTACTTACGATGGAAAATTATACGCTTTACCTGA
- a CDS encoding response regulator: MIRVLVVDDEKIVRKGLISFMPWEDFGMIVVGEANNGEKALEFMETNKVDLLITDLAMPVMSGIELMEEVSQRYPHIQIVVLTLHQDFEYVQKALRMGAVDYIAKTELEKEQFEDVLERIVSLIEQKDSLKRQLTSEEEIEETNDLIVLYALNLQKDEAKIDASLLKRAFEADIGIWYWTDMLEREKESILEWMNSKLEYALIVFQNLKGMDRKSILQLLRGYQKSDLFYDYDPVQPFQIVQSEELLAKEKKETKYDLNRIKEKWLSGEWIYDDAVFINMLHELKAMRMQPIRLTRFFYSLTDEWNRLYSQILSEPITIDDFLSSWFHFEIWLKEIREIIKVINTKTPYSDEIHDSIMRAVTLAQKMIDQPLTAGEIARKVNMSSSYFSQCFKDIIGQTYTDYLREIRMERAKEYLRNSTKTIQWISEKVGYNDEKYFSRLFRDYVGVLPSEYRRTDSKGK, encoded by the coding sequence ATGATACGAGTTTTAGTTGTAGATGATGAAAAAATTGTTCGTAAAGGACTAATCTCATTTATGCCTTGGGAGGATTTTGGCATGATTGTCGTGGGTGAAGCCAATAATGGTGAGAAAGCCCTTGAATTTATGGAAACGAACAAGGTTGATTTATTAATTACGGACTTAGCTATGCCTGTTATGTCAGGAATTGAATTGATGGAGGAAGTAAGCCAAAGGTATCCACATATCCAAATTGTTGTTCTAACATTGCACCAAGATTTTGAATATGTGCAGAAGGCCCTTCGCATGGGAGCAGTTGATTATATTGCAAAAACAGAGTTAGAAAAAGAACAATTTGAGGATGTTCTAGAACGAATTGTTTCATTAATAGAGCAGAAAGATTCTTTAAAAAGACAATTAACAAGCGAAGAGGAAATCGAGGAAACAAATGATTTAATTGTTTTATACGCCTTAAACCTCCAAAAAGATGAAGCAAAAATAGATGCTTCTTTATTAAAAAGAGCCTTCGAAGCAGATATAGGCATATGGTATTGGACAGATATGCTAGAACGAGAAAAAGAATCCATACTTGAATGGATGAACTCAAAGTTAGAATATGCTCTCATCGTGTTTCAAAATCTAAAAGGAATGGATCGAAAGTCAATTTTACAACTTCTTCGTGGATATCAAAAGAGCGACTTGTTTTATGATTATGACCCAGTACAGCCTTTTCAGATTGTTCAAAGTGAAGAGCTGTTAGCAAAGGAAAAGAAAGAAACGAAATATGATTTAAATAGGATAAAAGAAAAGTGGCTTTCCGGTGAGTGGATTTATGATGATGCTGTGTTTATAAACATGCTTCATGAGCTTAAAGCAATGCGGATGCAGCCAATACGACTAACAAGGTTTTTTTATTCGTTAACAGATGAATGGAACAGGCTTTACAGTCAAATCTTGTCTGAACCGATCACCATAGACGACTTTCTGTCCAGCTGGTTCCATTTTGAGATATGGTTAAAGGAAATAAGAGAGATTATCAAAGTGATAAATACGAAGACTCCTTATTCAGATGAAATTCATGATAGCATCATGCGAGCCGTTACATTAGCGCAAAAAATGATTGATCAGCCTTTAACAGCAGGGGAGATTGCTAGAAAAGTGAATATGAGTAGCAGTTATTTTAGTCAGTGTTTTAAGGATATTATTGGTCAAACCTATACAGATTATTTAAGGGAAATTCGCATGGAAAGAGCAAAAGAATATTTACGTAACTCTACGAAAACGATTCAGTGGATTTCAGAGAAGGTTGGGTATAACGATGAAAAGTATTTTAGCAGACTGTTTCGGGATTATGTAGGAGTGTTACCTAGTGAATATAGAAGAACAGATTCAAAGGGTAAATAG
- a CDS encoding sensor histidine kinase, protein MDIKLMDNLQITIQDNGSGMSKEEIEALLLDQKDESQKVGMGIGMRYVKRILESNYGDKAKLEIKSEVGKGTIVSIFLPVSGGENTQ, encoded by the coding sequence GTGGATATTAAACTAATGGACAACCTTCAAATTACAATTCAAGATAATGGATCGGGAATGTCGAAAGAAGAGATTGAAGCTTTACTTCTTGATCAAAAAGATGAAAGCCAGAAGGTGGGGATGGGAATTGGGATGAGATATGTAAAGCGAATTCTTGAATCGAATTATGGAGATAAAGCTAAGTTAGAAATTAAAAGTGAGGTTGGAAAAGGCACGATTGTTTCTATATTCCTACCTGTATCCGGGGGTGAAAATACTCAATGA
- a CDS encoding sensor histidine kinase codes for MKNLIVNRLSQVTFKNRIIVIFLISTFIPFICLGVISFYTIDSIIDNKVENSIQSNLKQDLVTLENSLNNINHVSQQLAFGGRVTLLLEALQKETEPSQRIELLSEIKSEINLISFSNPNVGLIMYYYPETGLHDFENFRLRDDFLPEQLPVMAKYSGITYYGPHKSYSGYINQFVFSSMRKVNISNHNIYLYIETGRNALETLFAPQNRKDDSRRLLILNNEGRVTFSENKDVFPENNMFPGYSSEAKSGYYDTYFWSKETSNQGWSIVSIIPVKELNQERNKWLLQVSIIFIVFILISLLFAWFLWKMVYNPLNKFNKEIKTLIQTETQNTEVTKIPEFDYLLNQVRTMKTKIWDLYREVEQKEKRRADLEVEKLLYQINPHFLMNTLDTVRWLAVFNGNKEIDKLVLSLNKLLSYNLGKMGEETTVEKEIQAVKEYLQLQQIRYDFQFDVDIDVDENTMGISIPRFILQP; via the coding sequence ATGAAGAACTTAATAGTCAATCGTTTGAGCCAAGTCACGTTTAAAAATAGAATTATCGTTATTTTTCTGATCAGTACCTTCATTCCATTTATTTGCCTAGGTGTGATCTCTTTTTACACAATAGATTCCATAATAGATAATAAGGTCGAAAATTCGATTCAAAGTAACTTGAAGCAGGATTTAGTAACATTAGAGAATTCTTTAAATAATATAAATCACGTTTCGCAACAGTTAGCATTTGGTGGCAGGGTGACTTTGTTGTTAGAGGCATTACAAAAGGAAACAGAACCATCTCAACGGATCGAGTTACTAAGTGAAATCAAAAGTGAAATCAACTTGATTTCTTTTTCTAACCCGAATGTTGGGTTAATTATGTACTATTATCCTGAAACAGGTTTACATGATTTCGAAAATTTTAGGCTTCGTGATGATTTTTTACCGGAGCAGCTTCCAGTTATGGCTAAATATTCGGGAATTACCTATTATGGTCCACATAAAAGTTACAGTGGCTATATTAATCAATTTGTATTTAGCTCCATGCGTAAAGTGAATATATCAAATCACAATATTTATTTATACATTGAAACAGGTCGGAATGCTTTGGAAACCTTATTTGCTCCTCAAAATCGTAAAGATGATTCACGGAGGTTACTCATTCTTAATAATGAAGGAAGAGTGACGTTTAGTGAAAATAAAGATGTTTTTCCTGAGAATAATATGTTTCCTGGATACAGCTCTGAAGCCAAATCAGGATATTATGATACGTACTTTTGGAGTAAAGAAACAAGTAATCAAGGGTGGAGTATTGTTTCGATCATCCCGGTTAAAGAACTTAACCAGGAACGAAATAAATGGCTTCTTCAAGTTTCAATTATTTTTATTGTCTTCATTTTAATTTCATTATTATTTGCCTGGTTTTTATGGAAGATGGTATACAACCCTTTGAATAAGTTCAATAAAGAAATTAAAACGTTAATCCAAACGGAAACGCAAAATACAGAAGTAACAAAAATACCTGAATTTGATTATTTGCTCAATCAAGTAAGAACGATGAAAACGAAGATTTGGGATTTATATAGAGAAGTTGAACAAAAAGAAAAACGAAGAGCAGATTTAGAGGTAGAGAAATTATTATATCAAATCAATCCACATTTTCTCATGAATACACTCGATACCGTACGTTGGCTTGCTGTTTTTAACGGAAACAAAGAAATTGATAAGCTTGTTCTCTCTTTAAATAAATTGCTGAGCTACAATCTTGGAAAAATGGGTGAAGAAACAACGGTTGAGAAAGAAATACAAGCAGTCAAAGAATATCTACAGCTACAGCAAATTCGCTATGATTTTCAATTTGATGTTGATATTGATGTAGATGAAAACACGATGGGGATTTCCATTCCTCGATTCATTCTTCAGCCCTAG
- a CDS encoding SH3 domain-containing protein, whose product MESIMNQVFWLWVPLALLPIWLRIGLTVFLVILVARPIIIRLTPKLIQWTAILLTKVVELLSYPVMVGFHRYLAKQRENGSYHIPVWIEGSEEVFALIIKGLTKVSDLSRKRKRNSILANRIVRTVAIMSAILLPLAVVNNPTASYSETWHRFDNWVTTEKVEKELGFQLSDTQNKILGGVNQATAKINPIEFVLTKDFKEGGNIRSTPSLKGKIVGNFSTGEVVTYLGEEEYDETGIRWLKVETPTGKIGWVSSRIVVKK is encoded by the coding sequence GTGGAATCGATTATGAATCAAGTATTTTGGCTATGGGTCCCTCTAGCCCTTCTGCCCATATGGCTGCGAATTGGTCTTACTGTTTTTCTAGTCATACTTGTAGCACGGCCAATCATCATTCGCCTAACACCGAAACTTATTCAATGGACGGCAATTCTTTTAACAAAGGTAGTCGAGCTGCTCTCCTACCCGGTGATGGTAGGATTTCATAGGTATTTGGCAAAACAAAGAGAGAATGGTAGCTATCATATTCCAGTTTGGATTGAAGGTAGTGAAGAGGTTTTTGCTCTGATTATTAAAGGACTAACAAAGGTATCAGATCTTTCAAGAAAACGTAAGAGAAACAGTATTCTAGCCAATCGAATTGTACGAACTGTTGCCATCATGTCAGCCATATTACTGCCGCTCGCAGTTGTGAATAATCCAACAGCATCCTACTCAGAAACCTGGCATCGCTTTGACAACTGGGTCACAACAGAAAAGGTAGAAAAAGAGCTCGGATTTCAATTAAGTGATACACAAAATAAGATTCTTGGTGGGGTAAATCAAGCGACTGCTAAAATAAATCCAATTGAGTTTGTGTTAACAAAGGACTTTAAAGAAGGTGGAAATATTCGCTCCACCCCATCACTAAAAGGGAAAATTGTTGGGAATTTCTCAACTGGGGAAGTAGTGACGTACCTCGGTGAAGAGGAGTATGACGAAACTGGAATACGATGGTTGAAAGTGGAAACACCAACAGGTAAGATTGGTTGGGTTTCTTCGAGGATTGTGGTAAAAAAGTAG
- a CDS encoding sodium:solute symporter family protein → MLTSTTGYMILLIFGVFFTGLTIIMQRRSKTKMTAEEFSTAGRSVGTRLASASIIAAWTWAATLMMSSSTGFQYGISGPYWYAAGACIQVLLFAIVAIHLKRKAPKAHTFLEFIGKRFDQKNHKLMMFFALMTNIIVTAMVILGGAIALNSLTGMNVYVAALLIPLTFTIYTMIGGLKASFIADYLNTVMIFVILTIFATVVYMKFGTTTIYEGLRALPESQQMLTMASVPGLLFGMINIIGNFGTVFVDQSYWQRAIASKDSAASKAYIYGGVAWFSIPFAIATFLGVTAAGLGLNITDPDASAPLMAAELLGSVGSILFLVMLFMAVMSTGAAELTAITNIIVTDIYRKSINPTASSEKTLKVSRIVTLSFGLAMGILSVLLFNIGIGLGFVYMAMGIFVSGAVIPLTIGLLWKRATNNGCFYGALAGMVSGITVWLLSAHMLSGEITVESLGQLHAMLYGNVTVFVVSGVISIGHALISKQEFDFEAMKDQFKSFDEEEKELQLATEREVI, encoded by the coding sequence ATGTTAACGTCAACAACGGGATATATGATTTTACTTATTTTTGGTGTGTTTTTTACTGGTTTGACAATCATTATGCAGCGTCGTTCGAAGACAAAGATGACTGCTGAGGAATTTAGTACGGCTGGGCGAAGTGTGGGAACCCGGTTAGCTAGTGCATCGATTATTGCAGCTTGGACATGGGCAGCAACATTAATGATGTCTTCATCAACAGGTTTTCAATATGGTATTAGCGGGCCGTATTGGTATGCGGCAGGAGCTTGTATTCAAGTATTGTTGTTTGCCATTGTTGCGATTCATTTAAAACGAAAGGCGCCAAAGGCACATACGTTTTTAGAGTTTATCGGAAAACGATTTGATCAAAAAAATCATAAGCTAATGATGTTTTTTGCTCTTATGACAAATATTATTGTAACAGCGATGGTTATTTTAGGCGGCGCAATTGCTCTAAATTCATTAACGGGAATGAATGTTTATGTGGCGGCACTTCTCATTCCACTTACATTTACAATCTATACGATGATTGGCGGCTTAAAAGCATCATTTATTGCAGATTATTTAAATACGGTCATGATTTTTGTTATTTTAACGATTTTTGCAACTGTTGTGTATATGAAGTTTGGTACAACAACAATTTATGAAGGGTTACGCGCTTTACCAGAATCACAGCAAATGCTAACGATGGCTTCAGTACCAGGACTTCTGTTTGGAATGATTAATATTATTGGTAACTTTGGTACGGTATTTGTGGATCAGTCGTATTGGCAACGAGCGATCGCGAGTAAGGATAGTGCAGCATCAAAAGCATATATTTACGGTGGGGTTGCATGGTTTTCGATTCCGTTTGCGATTGCCACATTCTTAGGGGTAACGGCAGCGGGACTTGGCTTAAATATCACGGATCCGGATGCATCTGCACCGTTGATGGCAGCGGAATTACTAGGTAGCGTAGGTTCGATTTTGTTTTTAGTAATGTTGTTCATGGCCGTTATGTCCACAGGTGCAGCAGAGCTAACAGCTATTACAAATATTATTGTCACAGATATTTATCGTAAATCGATTAATCCAACAGCAAGTAGTGAAAAAACATTAAAGGTGTCACGTATTGTTACATTAAGCTTCGGACTTGCAATGGGTATTTTATCGGTTTTACTGTTTAATATTGGAATCGGTCTAGGCTTTGTGTATATGGCGATGGGGATCTTTGTAAGTGGTGCGGTTATTCCGTTAACAATTGGTCTTCTTTGGAAACGTGCAACGAACAACGGCTGTTTTTATGGGGCTTTAGCTGGAATGGTATCTGGTATTACGGTTTGGTTACTTTCTGCTCATATGCTATCCGGAGAAATTACAGTCGAATCGCTAGGTCAACTCCATGCAATGCTGTACGGAAATGTCACGGTGTTTGTTGTGAGTGGTGTGATCTCAATAGGTCATGCTTTAATCTCCAAACAGGAATTTGATTTTGAAGCAATGAAAGATCAATTCAAAAGCTTTGATGAAGAAGAGAAGGAACTTCAGCTTGCAACAGAAAGAGAGGTTATCTAA
- a CDS encoding sigma-70 family RNA polymerase sigma factor codes for MCSELEYEEVHQQFEPMIYHAMKRLSIYNNKEDYYQIGCIALWEAFLRFNKEKGEFKSYAYSYILGHMKMALSKDKMQFERDNQVKAFWDIDEVSNDRASDVYWEALIEKLSSHLTENQMKWVNSYCLYGYTPTEIAEEEGVSISAVKAWRRNALDNLKKHFSKDIF; via the coding sequence ATGTGCAGTGAATTGGAATATGAGGAAGTGCATCAGCAATTCGAGCCAATGATTTATCATGCTATGAAAAGGTTGTCCATTTACAATAATAAAGAGGATTATTATCAGATAGGATGTATAGCATTATGGGAGGCCTTCCTTCGATTTAATAAAGAAAAAGGGGAATTTAAGTCTTATGCTTATTCTTATATTCTTGGCCATATGAAAATGGCTCTTTCCAAGGATAAAATGCAGTTTGAAAGAGACAATCAAGTTAAGGCGTTCTGGGATATAGATGAAGTTAGTAATGATCGAGCTTCAGATGTTTACTGGGAGGCTCTGATTGAAAAGCTTTCCTCCCACCTTACAGAAAATCAAATGAAATGGGTCAATAGTTACTGTCTTTATGGGTATACACCAACTGAAATTGCTGAGGAAGAAGGAGTATCAATTTCAGCCGTGAAGGCTTGGCGAAGGAATGCGCTAGATAACCTAAAAAAGCATTTTTCAAAGGATATTTTTTAA
- a CDS encoding glycoside hydrolase family 32 protein, translating to MNKLQKANDYIQQNKNNVNNRPIYHFSPEIGWMNDPNGFTFYQGKYHLFYQYNPYDIVWSDMHWGHAVTENFIDWEYLPVAMANDKAYDANGCFSGSAIEKDGKLYVMYTGHVDPNLGFDKVESEISERQCIAISEDGITFEKHKLNPVIGEKQLPEDYLICDFRDPKVMEVNGVYYCVLSVRNTQRRGEIIMFKSLDLVQWTFHSSIFQSSFEENKLLECPDLFSVDGKDVLLFSEMPCDPQFAKDVQNTTAYVIGEMDFEKGIFTPEHKGLLDYGQTFYAPQSTEGKDGERLLIGWMHRWNQENPPKEYGFNGMMSLPRKLNVINGQLVQQPFIDTQNYFSPSVIGENVHLGEEEILIEGKTTGFLEVVVPKTSGELIIKLNKAEEKSTNIKIDVEKNVLLLSSDYGDEGNNINLEELSTNNDEDLTLSIYIDLHSIELFINSGEKVVSFTAYDRDKGKDILLVGGESTVLRKVVYGSR from the coding sequence ATGAATAAATTACAAAAAGCAAATGACTATATCCAACAAAACAAAAACAACGTAAATAACCGTCCAATTTATCATTTTTCACCTGAAATTGGATGGATGAACGACCCGAATGGCTTTACTTTTTATCAAGGAAAATACCATTTGTTTTACCAATATAACCCTTACGATATTGTCTGGAGTGATATGCATTGGGGGCATGCTGTAACCGAGAATTTCATTGACTGGGAATACCTCCCTGTGGCGATGGCGAATGACAAAGCCTATGATGCTAATGGTTGTTTCTCAGGAAGTGCGATTGAAAAGGATGGAAAGCTATATGTCATGTACACGGGTCATGTTGATCCGAACTTAGGCTTTGATAAAGTAGAATCAGAGATTTCAGAACGCCAGTGTATTGCGATATCTGAAGATGGAATTACTTTTGAAAAACATAAGTTAAACCCTGTGATCGGTGAAAAGCAGTTACCAGAAGACTATTTAATTTGTGACTTTAGAGATCCAAAGGTTATGGAAGTGAATGGTGTCTATTATTGTGTATTATCTGTTCGAAATACTCAAAGGCGCGGCGAAATTATTATGTTTAAATCACTAGATTTAGTTCAATGGACCTTTCATTCATCCATCTTTCAATCATCCTTTGAAGAAAACAAATTATTAGAATGCCCAGATTTGTTTAGTGTCGATGGAAAGGATGTTCTTTTATTCTCTGAAATGCCATGTGATCCCCAGTTTGCAAAGGATGTACAAAATACAACCGCTTATGTGATTGGGGAGATGGATTTTGAGAAAGGGATTTTCACTCCGGAACACAAGGGCTTACTAGATTATGGGCAAACCTTTTATGCGCCTCAATCAACAGAGGGTAAGGATGGAGAACGGTTGTTAATTGGATGGATGCATCGCTGGAACCAAGAAAATCCACCAAAAGAATATGGATTTAATGGAATGATGTCATTACCGAGGAAATTAAACGTGATCAACGGACAGCTTGTTCAACAGCCGTTTATTGATACACAGAACTACTTTTCTCCTTCTGTTATTGGTGAGAATGTGCATTTGGGAGAAGAAGAAATACTCATCGAAGGGAAAACAACAGGCTTTTTGGAAGTCGTTGTGCCTAAAACAAGTGGAGAACTCATAATTAAGCTCAATAAGGCCGAAGAAAAGTCAACAAATATCAAAATAGATGTTGAAAAGAATGTTTTGCTCCTATCATCAGATTATGGTGATGAAGGTAACAACATCAATTTGGAGGAACTATCGACAAACAACGATGAAGATCTCACGCTATCTATCTATATTGACTTACATTCTATTGAATTATTTATCAACTCGGGAGAAAAAGTAGTTAGTTTTACGGCTTATGATCGGGATAAAGGGAAGGACATTCTGTTAGTTGGTGGAGAGAGTACAGTGTTGAGGAAGGTTGTTTATGGAAGTAGGTAG